In Polypterus senegalus isolate Bchr_013 chromosome 12, ASM1683550v1, whole genome shotgun sequence, the following are encoded in one genomic region:
- the wdr83 gene encoding WD repeat domain-containing protein 83, translating into MAFPQPKPEKAEMPSKLLRTVDCKQGAVRAVRFNVDGNYCLTCGSDKSLKLWNPYRGILLKSYTGHGYEVLDADGSFDNSQLCSCGSDKTVILWDVASGQVIRKFRGHAGKVNCVRFNEEASVIISGSIDSSVRCWDTRSRRPEPIQIMDEAKDGVSSLQVSEQEILTGSVDGRVRRYDLRVGQLFSDFIDSPVTSVSFSKDGQCMLSSSLDSTLRLIDKDTGELLGEYTGHKNSKYKLDCCFSDKDTHVGSCSEDGKVYFWDLVEGSLALAFSIGSGVVQSLSFHPRESKLLTAMEGNVQLWGKQSDEEETVD; encoded by the exons ATGGCATTCCCACAACCGAAGCCAGAAAAGGCGGAGATGCCAAGCAAGTTGTTGCGAACTGTCGACTGCAAGCAGGGAGCTGTCCGAGCCGTCCGTTTCAACG TGGATGGTAACTACTGTCTGACCTGTGGCAGCGACAAGTCCCTGAAGCTCTGGAACCCTTACCGGGGGATTCTACTGAAGTCCTACACCGGCCATGGGTATGAAGTGCTGGATGCGGATGG GTCATTTGACAACAGCCAGCTGTGTTCCTGTGGCTCTGACAAGACGGTCATCCTGTGGGACGTGGCAAGCGGCCAGGTGATCCGAAAGTTCAGGGGCCACGCAGGG AAGGTCAACTGTGTCCGCTTTAATGAGGAGGCCTCCGTCATCATCTCAG GCTCCATTGACTCTTCTGTTCGCTGCTGGGACACGCGGTCCCGTCGACCAGAGCCCATACAGATTATGGACGAAGCGAAAGACGGCGTCTCCAGTCTGCAAGTGTCTGAGCAGGAGATACTAACAGG ATCGGTGGATGGCCGAGTGCGTCGATACGACCTGCGCGTGGGGCAGCTGTTCTCCGACTTCATTGACA GTCCAGTCACAAGTGTGAGCTTCAGTAAAGATGGCCAGTGCATGCTCTCCTCCAGTTTGGATTCTACACTACGGCTAATCGACAAAGACACAGGGGAGCTCCTTGGAGA ATACACCGGCCATAAAAACAGCAAGTACAAGCTGGACTGCTGTTTCTCGGACAAAGACACTCACGTGGGAAGCTGCTCAGAAGATGGGAAGGTGTACTTCTGGGACCTTGTGGAG GGTTCCCTAGCACTGGCCTTTTCCATTGGAAGTGGCGTCGTTCAGTCGTTGTCCTTTCACCCCCGGGAGTCGAAACTTCTTACTGCAATGGAGGGAAACGTACAGTTATGGGGGAAACAGTCTGATGAGGAAGAGACGGTGGACTAG